From a region of the Corallococcus macrosporus genome:
- a CDS encoding zinc-ribbon domain-containing protein, whose amino-acid sequence MRIVCQKCAAAYAIDDRLITTKGVRAQCPRCRHLQLVKREASAASVTAPPEGAAPPAAEPKPPAAAPAPPVAREPRSNPASAPAQAAPRNVPAAARAPEAAPKQAPASDLFGDFGEMPELGPPGSVDPFADLGPPASRAPASLPSDPFANLGPAAPASSARAGAAAKPGPPVPDAPGVAAPSSPKLPDDPLLDFLGPAPGGLEPEGAAPPAPARASSAPTGAVSLGRMSARAPAQAAAPAAKPETNTSCRSCGKALTDAFDQALGICEDCKQRVPAAARESSVVVAPQVTAPPPSSGDLELPMMSSLDPAAASSGDDLSGGEPRSAGATALSPDSRVSSVKPARTSHITAAPVRSAQRGGSGGGSRSVVVGLLVLALLGGGGAAGYFLVYKPQQEQAARDAQPAAPAPVPPEVLAAVGRWKLQFLELEGTSAEHLAAGQKQLELDQRVAYTEAEESFQQALLLDPRGTDAIAGYVQALALGRGPGMDDNSFQEARELIQAAEGTSGKTPALLVAHANLLLARSRQPGNLEQAAQLATAVLAQPEASDAHKAEAHLVLGRSQVATSRELANQEFDAARKLAPNLKRVDYYSALAHEQAGQYGLALKQLSRRMQLDPQDWNSLEAAARIYVEVGETDRARKLYEDRLKAKAGDVRASLALAVLRYQAEGNARDAVRALKDLTKSAARYGPRDASEIWSHLAAAQRTAGNNAGAVEAATAALKVVPTMPEAHLQWFLVALAQKDVPMAREHLKGFQGRLEDAALEKVLEGRMHLLEGDAAGAQERFQQAVRLDDRRMDAKLLEGVAAASAKKRDEAFRLFYPVLEAREWDPLRLAPRPALSRFWLRPGETLLGVENVVKALGDRPEDVQPLLYEALVRFHQGDRQTADRLLQSVVDVNANSGGAQAYRALIALDAKSPQARGFAERAVGLERGLPVARLSLGLAQAESRDVAVAMRTLQSALDVAPKMLSAQTKLAELQVASKPQEARAVLEKVVGLDPSYFPAKKLLFKLDERG is encoded by the coding sequence ATGCGCATCGTCTGCCAGAAATGCGCGGCGGCCTACGCGATCGACGACCGGTTGATCACGACCAAGGGCGTCCGCGCGCAGTGTCCCCGCTGCCGTCACCTCCAGCTCGTGAAGCGGGAGGCCTCGGCTGCGTCCGTGACGGCTCCCCCTGAAGGGGCCGCGCCTCCCGCCGCCGAGCCGAAGCCGCCCGCCGCCGCACCGGCGCCTCCCGTCGCGAGGGAGCCCCGGAGCAATCCGGCCTCCGCTCCAGCGCAGGCGGCGCCCCGGAACGTGCCCGCCGCGGCGAGAGCTCCGGAGGCCGCACCGAAGCAGGCACCGGCGTCGGACCTCTTCGGGGACTTCGGTGAGATGCCGGAGCTGGGGCCGCCGGGGAGCGTGGACCCGTTCGCGGACCTGGGCCCGCCCGCGTCGCGTGCCCCCGCGAGCCTTCCCTCGGACCCGTTCGCCAACCTGGGCCCGGCCGCGCCCGCGTCCTCCGCCAGGGCGGGGGCCGCCGCGAAGCCCGGCCCGCCGGTGCCTGACGCGCCCGGCGTGGCGGCGCCGTCCTCGCCGAAGCTTCCGGACGACCCGCTGCTCGACTTCCTCGGGCCGGCGCCCGGGGGGCTGGAGCCGGAAGGGGCCGCCCCGCCCGCGCCCGCCCGCGCCTCCTCCGCGCCCACCGGGGCCGTGTCGCTGGGCCGCATGTCCGCCCGCGCTCCGGCCCAGGCCGCCGCGCCCGCCGCGAAGCCGGAGACGAACACGAGTTGCCGCTCCTGCGGCAAGGCCCTGACGGACGCCTTCGACCAGGCCCTGGGCATCTGCGAGGACTGCAAGCAGCGGGTCCCCGCCGCCGCCCGGGAGTCCAGCGTGGTGGTGGCGCCGCAGGTGACGGCGCCTCCGCCCTCGAGCGGGGACCTGGAGCTGCCGATGATGAGCAGCCTGGACCCCGCCGCGGCCTCGTCCGGGGACGACCTGTCCGGCGGCGAGCCCCGGTCCGCGGGGGCCACGGCGCTGTCGCCGGACTCGCGCGTGAGCTCGGTGAAGCCCGCGCGCACCTCGCACATCACGGCCGCTCCGGTCCGCAGCGCCCAGCGTGGCGGGAGCGGTGGGGGCAGCCGCTCCGTGGTCGTGGGCCTGCTGGTGCTGGCGCTCCTTGGGGGCGGCGGCGCGGCGGGCTACTTCCTCGTGTACAAGCCCCAGCAGGAGCAGGCGGCCCGCGACGCGCAGCCCGCCGCTCCGGCCCCGGTGCCTCCGGAGGTGCTGGCCGCGGTGGGCCGGTGGAAGCTCCAGTTCCTGGAGCTGGAGGGCACCAGCGCGGAGCACCTGGCCGCGGGCCAGAAGCAGCTCGAGCTGGACCAGCGCGTCGCGTACACGGAAGCGGAGGAGTCCTTCCAGCAGGCGCTGCTGCTCGACCCCCGCGGCACGGACGCCATCGCCGGGTACGTGCAGGCGCTGGCGCTCGGACGCGGTCCGGGCATGGACGACAACTCCTTCCAGGAGGCGCGCGAGCTCATCCAGGCCGCGGAGGGCACCTCCGGGAAGACGCCCGCGCTGCTCGTCGCGCACGCGAACCTGTTGCTCGCGCGCTCGCGTCAGCCGGGCAACCTGGAGCAGGCGGCGCAGCTGGCCACGGCGGTGCTGGCGCAGCCGGAGGCCAGCGACGCCCACAAGGCGGAGGCGCACCTGGTGCTGGGGCGCTCGCAGGTGGCCACGTCGCGCGAGCTGGCGAACCAGGAGTTCGACGCCGCGCGGAAGCTGGCGCCGAACCTCAAGCGCGTGGACTACTACAGCGCGCTCGCCCACGAGCAGGCCGGGCAGTACGGGCTGGCGCTGAAGCAGCTCTCCCGCCGGATGCAGTTGGATCCGCAGGACTGGAACAGCCTGGAGGCCGCCGCCCGCATCTACGTGGAGGTCGGCGAGACGGACCGCGCGCGCAAGCTGTACGAGGACCGGCTGAAGGCGAAGGCCGGTGACGTGCGCGCCTCCCTGGCGCTGGCGGTGCTGCGCTACCAGGCGGAGGGTAACGCGCGCGACGCGGTGCGCGCGCTGAAGGACCTGACGAAGAGCGCGGCCCGCTACGGTCCGCGCGACGCCTCTGAAATCTGGAGCCACCTGGCCGCGGCGCAGCGCACGGCGGGCAACAACGCGGGCGCGGTGGAGGCGGCGACGGCGGCGCTGAAGGTGGTGCCGACGATGCCGGAGGCCCACCTGCAGTGGTTCCTGGTGGCGCTGGCGCAGAAGGACGTGCCCATGGCCCGCGAGCACCTGAAGGGCTTCCAGGGCCGGCTGGAGGACGCCGCGCTGGAGAAGGTGCTGGAAGGGCGGATGCACCTGCTGGAGGGCGACGCGGCCGGAGCCCAGGAGCGCTTCCAGCAGGCGGTGCGGCTGGACGACCGCCGCATGGACGCGAAGCTCCTGGAGGGCGTGGCGGCGGCGAGCGCGAAGAAGCGCGACGAGGCCTTCCGCCTGTTCTATCCGGTGCTGGAGGCGCGCGAGTGGGACCCGCTGCGGCTGGCGCCCCGCCCCGCGCTGTCGCGCTTCTGGCTGCGGCCCGGCGAGACGCTGCTGGGCGTGGAGAACGTGGTGAAGGCCCTGGGCGACCGGCCGGAGGACGTGCAGCCCCTGCTGTACGAGGCCCTGGTCCGCTTCCACCAGGGAGACCGGCAGACCGCGGACCGGCTGCTGCAATCCGTGGTGGACGTGAACGCGAACAGCGGCGGCGCGCAGGCGTACCGGGCGCTCATCGCGCTGGACGCGAAGTCGCCGCAGGCGCGCGGGTTCGCGGAGCGCGCGGTGGGCCTGGAGCGCGGCCTGCCGGTGGCGCGCCTGTCACTGGGGCTCGCGCAGGCGGAGTCCCGGGACGTGGCGGTGGCGATGCGCACGCTGCAGTCCGCGTTGGACGTGGCGCCGAAGATGCTGTCCGCGCAGACGAAGCTGGCGGAGCTGCAGGTGGCGTCGAAGCCGCAGGAAGCGCGCGCGGTGCTGGAGAAGGTGGTGGGGTTGGACCCGTCCTACTTCCCGGCGAAGAAGCTGCTCTTCAAACTCGACGAGCGAGGTTGA
- the purD gene encoding phosphoribosylamine--glycine ligase codes for MKVLLLGSGGREHALAWKLAQSPRLSRLLIGPGNPGTARWGTNVPLQADSPEAVVSLARRERVDLVVVGPEAPLVAGVADALAQVDIPCFGPVAAAARIEGSKAFAKEVMDEAGVPTAAFRVFTDAAEAEKYAVAQGRIVVKADGLAAGKGVIVAPDANAAREAVRAVAQMGQAGQRMVLEELLEGEEVSLMALCDGERYVLLPVSQDHKRVGEGDTGPNTGGMGAYCPAPFLTPEQLTQVGEQVIAPTLAVLKKRGTPLRGVLYAGLMLTASGPKVLEFNARFGDPETQVLMMQVDEDLLPLLDACARGALEPRPLKQFPGASVGVVLAAEGYPEAPKKGARIEGLDAVPSNAPVFLAGVAKQDGALVTAGGRVLTVCARGDSLATARERALVAADAVRFEGKHFRRDIGARGLRARP; via the coding sequence GTGAAGGTCCTGTTGCTGGGGTCGGGCGGGCGCGAGCACGCGCTCGCGTGGAAGCTGGCCCAGAGTCCCCGTCTCTCGCGGCTCCTGATTGGCCCGGGCAACCCGGGCACGGCGCGGTGGGGCACCAACGTGCCCCTGCAGGCGGACTCGCCGGAGGCGGTGGTGTCGCTGGCGCGCCGCGAGCGCGTGGACCTGGTGGTGGTGGGCCCGGAGGCGCCGCTCGTCGCGGGCGTCGCGGACGCGCTGGCGCAGGTGGACATCCCCTGTTTCGGCCCCGTCGCGGCGGCCGCGCGCATCGAGGGCTCCAAGGCCTTCGCCAAGGAAGTGATGGACGAGGCGGGCGTGCCCACCGCGGCCTTCCGCGTCTTCACCGACGCGGCGGAGGCGGAGAAGTACGCCGTCGCGCAGGGCCGCATCGTGGTGAAGGCGGACGGCCTGGCCGCGGGCAAGGGCGTCATCGTCGCGCCGGACGCGAACGCCGCGCGCGAAGCGGTGCGCGCCGTGGCCCAGATGGGGCAGGCGGGCCAGCGGATGGTGCTGGAGGAGCTGCTGGAGGGCGAGGAGGTCTCGCTCATGGCCCTGTGCGACGGCGAGCGCTACGTGCTGCTGCCGGTGTCCCAGGACCACAAGCGCGTGGGCGAGGGCGACACGGGCCCCAACACCGGCGGCATGGGCGCGTACTGCCCGGCGCCGTTCCTCACGCCGGAGCAGCTCACGCAGGTGGGCGAGCAGGTCATCGCGCCGACGCTGGCCGTGCTGAAGAAGCGCGGCACACCTCTGCGAGGCGTGCTGTACGCGGGGCTGATGCTCACCGCGTCGGGCCCGAAGGTGCTGGAGTTCAACGCGCGCTTCGGGGACCCGGAGACGCAGGTCCTGATGATGCAGGTGGACGAGGACCTGCTGCCGCTGCTGGACGCGTGCGCGCGCGGTGCGCTGGAGCCCCGGCCGCTGAAGCAGTTCCCGGGCGCGTCGGTGGGCGTGGTGCTGGCGGCGGAGGGCTATCCGGAGGCGCCGAAGAAGGGCGCGCGCATCGAAGGGCTGGACGCCGTCCCGTCCAACGCGCCGGTGTTCCTGGCGGGCGTGGCCAAGCAGGACGGCGCGCTGGTGACGGCGGGCGGCCGGGTGCTGACGGTGTGCGCGCGGGGCGACAGCCTGGCCACGGCGCGCGAGCGGGCCCTGGTGGCGGCGGACGCCGTGCGCTTCGAGGGCAAGCACTTCCGCCGTGACATTGGCGCGCGGGGGCTGCGGGCGCGGCCGTGA
- a CDS encoding LptF/LptG family permease: MKLLARYLLKELLVPLGVWVAFMFLLLFVMQFLRGTDVLLGSAVTLSDLGRLIAYLAPHFLVMALPIAFLLAILLGLGRLGEDRELTSLQALGISPLQLLAAPLGVGVALSAFMVLLTSTVEPWGLTGVKELVGEVIQKNVAGDVKSGVFYEDLSDLTLYAQKVAPKGGGWTNVLLHDDRDPSSPLLVLAHKGSVGTSERGEALRIELKEGEVHRANRSSVDASVVAFDKAEINVGLGGSLSRRNRFRSPKEELTPVELIDAAKDAEERREDPRPFLMALHSRLGNAVAPVAFALLGTPLAIGRRQAGRAWGYLLTLGGYVLYYLLSRAFEQMGQKGQMPVLLAGQLANVLFMAVGAFALYRVTRSGTVR, encoded by the coding sequence GTGAAGCTGCTGGCGCGCTACCTGCTCAAGGAACTGCTCGTCCCCCTGGGGGTCTGGGTGGCGTTCATGTTCCTGCTGCTGTTCGTGATGCAGTTCCTGCGCGGCACGGACGTGCTCCTGGGCTCGGCGGTGACGCTGAGCGACCTGGGGCGGCTCATCGCGTACCTGGCGCCGCACTTCCTGGTGATGGCGCTGCCCATCGCGTTCCTGCTGGCCATCCTGCTCGGGCTGGGGCGGCTGGGCGAGGACCGGGAGCTCACGTCGCTGCAGGCCCTGGGCATCAGCCCGCTCCAGTTGCTGGCGGCGCCGCTGGGCGTGGGCGTCGCGCTGAGCGCGTTCATGGTGCTGCTTACGTCCACGGTGGAGCCGTGGGGCCTCACGGGCGTGAAGGAGCTGGTGGGCGAGGTCATCCAGAAGAACGTCGCGGGCGACGTGAAGTCCGGCGTCTTCTATGAGGACCTGAGCGACCTCACGCTGTACGCGCAGAAGGTGGCGCCCAAGGGCGGCGGGTGGACGAACGTGCTCCTGCACGACGACCGCGACCCCAGCTCGCCGCTGCTGGTGCTGGCGCACAAGGGCAGCGTGGGCACGTCCGAGCGGGGCGAGGCGCTGCGCATCGAGCTGAAGGAGGGCGAGGTGCACCGCGCCAACCGCTCCTCGGTGGACGCCAGCGTCGTCGCCTTCGACAAGGCGGAGATCAACGTGGGGCTGGGCGGGTCGCTGTCGCGGCGCAACCGGTTCCGCTCGCCGAAGGAGGAGCTGACGCCGGTGGAGTTGATTGACGCGGCGAAGGACGCGGAGGAGCGGCGGGAGGATCCGCGCCCCTTCCTGATGGCGCTGCACAGCCGGCTGGGCAACGCGGTGGCGCCGGTGGCGTTCGCGCTGCTGGGCACGCCGCTGGCCATTGGACGCAGGCAGGCGGGCCGCGCGTGGGGCTACCTGCTGACGCTGGGTGGCTACGTCCTCTACTACCTCCTGAGCCGCGCCTTCGAGCAGATGGGCCAGAAGGGGCAGATGCCGGTGCTGCTCGCCGGGCAGCTGGCGAACGTGCTCTTCATGGCGGTGGGGGCGTTCGCGCTGTACCGGGTGACGCGCTCGGGGACGGTGCGATGA
- a CDS encoding LptF/LptG family permease, whose product MKGTLFGYVVRAYVRYTLGILAGVVAVFLVVDFVDRAKAYGGEGWVLDVLKLYGYKALVTVQQLGPAALLLAAGTTVSALRKKGEVTALRALTFGPAALYLPVGLCALVACVGLVAFDETVAARAGRRVDEITTQRFNRWGDWRMYYTPKQWFRRGDAIFFLRGGNAQEGFENVSIFTLTPEFKLRRRVDAGRMRSLEGTRWELTDVVERTFTEDGRTSVTQRPTAEYELGVGATTFRIRPGRPEQMRLGELGEQIVAREEVGLATKAFQLAWHNRFAYPLAGLPAALLAVGLALRTNRRGHLTAAVVEGLLIAVAMWGLMVVSRTLVLTERLAPAVAAWMPTTLLTLVAAALWLRREGLLHLPRRSVTRQA is encoded by the coding sequence ATGAAGGGCACCCTCTTCGGGTACGTGGTGCGCGCGTACGTGCGCTACACGCTGGGCATCCTGGCGGGCGTGGTGGCGGTGTTCCTGGTGGTGGACTTCGTGGACCGCGCGAAGGCCTACGGGGGCGAGGGCTGGGTGCTCGATGTGCTCAAGCTCTACGGCTACAAGGCGCTGGTGACGGTGCAGCAGCTGGGGCCGGCGGCGCTGCTGTTGGCGGCGGGCACGACGGTGTCCGCGCTGCGCAAGAAGGGCGAGGTGACGGCGCTGCGGGCGCTCACCTTCGGGCCGGCGGCGCTGTACCTGCCGGTGGGCCTGTGCGCGCTGGTGGCGTGCGTGGGGCTGGTGGCCTTCGACGAGACGGTGGCAGCGAGGGCAGGGCGGCGCGTGGATGAAATCACCACGCAGCGCTTCAACCGCTGGGGCGACTGGCGGATGTATTACACGCCGAAGCAGTGGTTCCGGAGGGGCGACGCCATCTTCTTCCTGCGAGGCGGCAACGCGCAGGAGGGCTTCGAGAACGTCTCCATCTTCACGCTGACGCCGGAGTTCAAGCTGCGCCGCCGCGTGGACGCGGGGCGGATGCGCTCGCTGGAGGGCACGCGCTGGGAGCTGACGGACGTGGTGGAGCGCACGTTCACGGAGGACGGGCGCACGTCGGTGACGCAGCGGCCCACCGCGGAGTACGAGCTGGGCGTGGGCGCGACGACGTTCCGCATCCGTCCGGGCCGTCCGGAGCAGATGCGCCTGGGAGAGCTGGGCGAGCAGATCGTCGCGAGAGAAGAAGTGGGCCTGGCGACGAAGGCCTTCCAGCTCGCGTGGCACAACCGCTTCGCGTACCCGCTGGCGGGACTGCCGGCGGCGCTGCTCGCGGTGGGCCTGGCGCTGCGCACGAACCGCAGGGGACACCTGACGGCGGCGGTGGTGGAGGGGCTGCTCATCGCCGTGGCGATGTGGGGCCTGATGGTGGTGTCCCGAACGCTGGTGCTCACCGAGCGCCTGGCACCCGCCGTGGCGGCCTGGATGCCCACGACGCTGCTGACCCTGGTGGCGGCGGCCCTCTGGCTGCGCCGCGAGGGCCTATTGCACCTGCCGCGCCGAAGCGTCACGCGCCAGGCATAG
- a CDS encoding acetate/propionate family kinase, translated as MSDSSAVLVINSGSSSLKFGLYVEQDGQEAVRFKGSASHIGAEQGRLVVKDDAGKQLRAVDVRHPSQEDALREAVRHLKELGAEQPRAIGHRVVHGGPHLRQHQALTPEVMKTLEAATHFAPLHIPAALRLIQAAERQCPGVPQFVCFDTAFHATLPEVASTFALPRSVRDQGVQRYGFHGLSYESIVARLAPQVPARTVVAHLGNGASLVALEHGRSVDTSMGFTPTGGIPSGTRTGDLDPGVLLFLMRMGGLDADALETLVNKDSGLRGLSEGTSDMQVLTRDEEAGSAAAALAVDVFTRGIAKTVGAYAAVLGGLDLLVFTGGIGENSARVRRGVCATLGHLGIRLDTRLNESGTDVITTDASSCPVRVLPSDEELQLARHTRRLLRG; from the coding sequence ATGAGCGATTCGAGCGCGGTGCTGGTCATCAACAGCGGCTCCTCGTCGCTGAAGTTCGGCCTCTACGTCGAGCAGGACGGACAGGAGGCGGTGCGGTTCAAGGGCAGCGCGAGCCACATCGGCGCGGAGCAGGGCCGGCTCGTCGTAAAGGACGACGCTGGCAAGCAACTGCGCGCGGTGGACGTGCGGCATCCATCGCAGGAGGACGCCCTCCGCGAGGCCGTGCGTCACCTGAAGGAGCTGGGCGCGGAGCAGCCCCGGGCCATCGGGCACCGGGTGGTGCATGGCGGCCCCCACCTGCGCCAGCACCAGGCGTTGACGCCGGAGGTGATGAAGACGCTGGAGGCAGCGACGCACTTCGCGCCGCTGCACATTCCCGCCGCGCTCCGGCTCATCCAGGCCGCGGAGCGGCAGTGCCCGGGCGTGCCGCAGTTCGTCTGCTTCGACACGGCCTTCCACGCGACGCTGCCCGAGGTGGCTTCGACGTTCGCCCTGCCCCGCTCCGTGAGGGACCAGGGCGTGCAGCGGTATGGCTTTCATGGCTTGTCGTATGAGTCCATCGTCGCGAGGCTCGCGCCCCAGGTGCCCGCCCGCACCGTGGTGGCGCACCTGGGCAATGGCGCGAGCCTCGTGGCGCTCGAACACGGGCGCTCGGTCGATACATCCATGGGCTTCACGCCCACGGGGGGCATTCCCAGCGGCACCCGCACCGGCGACCTGGACCCAGGCGTGTTGCTGTTCCTGATGCGCATGGGGGGGCTGGACGCGGATGCGCTGGAGACGCTGGTGAACAAGGACTCCGGGCTCCGGGGCCTGTCGGAGGGGACCAGCGACATGCAGGTCCTCACGCGCGACGAGGAGGCGGGCAGCGCGGCGGCGGCGCTGGCGGTGGACGTCTTCACGCGCGGCATCGCGAAGACGGTGGGGGCCTACGCGGCGGTGCTCGGCGGACTGGACCTGCTCGTGTTCACGGGCGGCATCGGGGAGAACAGCGCGCGCGTGCGCCGGGGCGTCTGCGCGACGTTGGGCCACCTGGGCATCCGGCTGGATACCCGGCTGAACGAGTCCGGCACGGACGTCATCACGACCGATGCGTCATCGTGTCCGGTGCGCGTGCTGCCGAGCGATGAGGAACTTCAGCTCGCCCGCCACACGCGCCGGCTGCTTCGCGGGTGA
- a CDS encoding phosphoketolase family protein produces MAGPLSDEELAKIDAYWRAANYLSVGQIYLKDNPLLERPLTREDIKPRLLGHFGTTPGLNFIYVHLNRIIRNHRANMMYLIGPGHGAPGIIANTFLEGSYTELYPNIERNRDGMKRLFRQFSWPYGVPSHDAPEVPGSISEGGELGYSLLHAYGAVLDNPDLIVPCVVGDGEAETGALAASWHSNKFINPITDGAVLPILHLNGYKIANPTVLARIDADELEALFRGYGYTPYVLEGDDPKDMHQRMAEVLDTLYAEITRIQRHAREKKDPTRPRWPMLVLRTPKGWTGPKVVDGKPVEGTWRAHQVPLEEVRDNPEHLKILEAWLHSYRPRELFDANGTFREELADIAPKGRLRMGVNVHSNGGQLLVPLVLPGFRDYAIDPGVPGSKQVSATKVLGGYLRDVMRHNLATKNFRMFAPDENASNRLQDVYAVSGKSWDAKQEPTDENLSVDGRVMEVLSEHLCQGWLEGYLLTGRHGFFSCYEAFIHIIDSMFNQHAKWIKSAKELPWRKPIASLNYLLSSHVWRQDHNGFSHQDPGFIDHVANKKADTVRIYLPPDANTLLSVADHCLRSKNYVNLIIAGKQLSPVWLDMESAVRHCSAGIGTWDWAGNDDGDPDVVMACAGDVPTMETLAAVTLLRTWAPELKVRVVNVVDVFTLAPVHVHPHGLNEEDFNRLFTTDKPVVFAFHGYPTLVHKLTYNRANHANIHVHGFKEEGTTTTPFDMTVLNDMDRFTLALDAIRHSKAARHRLDDAEQRFSEVRQRHKLYVSEHGEDMPEVADWKWSAR; encoded by the coding sequence ATGGCGGGTCCGCTGAGTGATGAGGAACTGGCGAAGATCGACGCCTACTGGCGCGCGGCGAACTACCTGTCCGTCGGGCAGATCTACCTCAAGGACAACCCGCTCCTGGAGCGGCCCCTCACGCGCGAGGACATCAAGCCGCGCCTGCTGGGGCACTTCGGCACCACGCCCGGCCTCAACTTCATCTACGTTCACCTGAACCGCATCATCCGGAACCACCGGGCCAACATGATGTATCTCATTGGCCCCGGCCACGGCGCGCCCGGCATCATCGCCAACACGTTCCTCGAAGGCTCCTACACGGAGCTGTATCCCAACATCGAGCGCAACCGCGACGGCATGAAGCGCCTGTTCCGCCAGTTCTCGTGGCCCTATGGCGTCCCCAGCCACGACGCGCCGGAGGTCCCCGGCTCCATCAGCGAGGGCGGCGAGCTGGGCTATTCCCTGCTCCACGCGTACGGCGCCGTGCTGGACAACCCGGACCTCATCGTCCCGTGCGTCGTCGGCGACGGCGAGGCGGAGACGGGCGCGCTCGCCGCGAGCTGGCACTCCAACAAGTTCATCAACCCCATCACCGACGGCGCCGTGCTGCCCATCCTGCACCTCAACGGGTACAAGATCGCCAACCCCACGGTGCTCGCGCGCATCGACGCGGATGAACTGGAAGCCCTCTTCAGGGGCTACGGGTACACGCCCTACGTCCTGGAGGGCGACGACCCGAAGGACATGCACCAGCGGATGGCGGAGGTGCTGGACACCCTCTACGCCGAGATCACCCGCATCCAGCGCCACGCCCGCGAGAAGAAGGACCCCACCCGTCCGCGCTGGCCCATGCTCGTGCTGCGTACGCCCAAGGGGTGGACGGGCCCGAAGGTGGTGGACGGCAAGCCGGTGGAGGGCACGTGGCGCGCGCACCAGGTCCCGCTGGAGGAGGTGCGCGACAACCCTGAGCACCTGAAGATTCTGGAGGCGTGGCTCCACAGCTATCGCCCCCGCGAGCTGTTCGACGCGAATGGCACCTTCCGTGAGGAGCTGGCGGACATCGCGCCCAAGGGCCGGCTGCGCATGGGCGTCAACGTGCACTCGAACGGCGGCCAGTTGCTGGTGCCGCTCGTGCTGCCGGGCTTCCGCGACTACGCCATCGACCCGGGCGTGCCCGGCTCCAAGCAGGTCAGCGCCACCAAGGTCCTGGGCGGCTACCTGCGGGACGTGATGCGCCACAACCTGGCGACGAAGAACTTCCGCATGTTCGCCCCGGACGAGAACGCGTCCAACCGGCTCCAGGATGTCTACGCCGTCAGCGGCAAGAGCTGGGACGCGAAGCAGGAGCCCACGGACGAGAACCTCTCCGTCGACGGGCGCGTGATGGAGGTCCTGAGCGAGCACCTCTGCCAGGGCTGGCTGGAGGGCTACCTGCTCACGGGACGCCACGGCTTCTTCTCCTGCTACGAGGCGTTCATCCACATCATCGATTCGATGTTCAACCAGCACGCCAAGTGGATCAAAAGCGCCAAGGAGCTGCCGTGGCGCAAGCCCATCGCGTCGCTGAACTACCTGCTCAGCTCGCACGTGTGGCGGCAGGACCACAACGGGTTCTCCCACCAGGACCCGGGCTTCATCGACCACGTGGCCAACAAGAAGGCCGACACGGTGCGCATCTACCTGCCGCCCGACGCGAACACGCTGCTGTCGGTGGCGGACCACTGCCTGCGCTCGAAGAACTACGTGAACCTCATCATCGCGGGGAAGCAGCTCTCGCCGGTGTGGCTGGACATGGAGAGCGCCGTGCGCCACTGCTCGGCGGGCATTGGCACGTGGGACTGGGCCGGCAATGACGACGGCGACCCGGACGTGGTGATGGCTTGCGCGGGCGACGTGCCCACCATGGAGACGCTGGCCGCGGTGACGCTGCTGCGCACGTGGGCACCCGAGCTCAAGGTGCGCGTGGTCAACGTGGTGGATGTCTTCACGCTCGCGCCCGTGCACGTCCATCCGCACGGGCTCAACGAGGAGGACTTCAACCGCCTGTTCACCACGGACAAGCCCGTGGTGTTCGCGTTCCACGGTTACCCGACGCTGGTGCACAAGCTCACGTACAACCGGGCGAACCACGCCAACATCCACGTGCACGGGTTCAAGGAGGAGGGCACCACGACGACGCCGTTTGACATGACGGTGCTCAACGACATGGACCGCTTCACCCTGGCGCTGGATGCCATCCGGCACTCGAAGGCCGCGCGGCACCGCCTGGACGACGCGGAGCAGCGCTTCTCCGAGGTGCGCCAGCGGCACAAGCTCTACGTGTCGGAGCACGGCGAGGACATGCCCGAGGTGGCGGACTGGAAGTGGAGCGCGCGATGA
- a CDS encoding GNAT family N-acetyltransferase, with translation MARSAKSPASRKTPSSLDGLTFHPVDTSRWKDFERFFETPGAPKYCWCMAWRTHGTEARDFSSADRKAAMRSRVKDGVPVGILGYLDGEPVAWCSIAPRPTYRNNLGGPTVDGEKPERVWSLACFFVPRALRGQGMTPRLITAAVAHARKHGATVVEAYPVDAESPSYRFMGFVPVFTSAGFEEVGRAGSRRHVMRLSLR, from the coding sequence ATGGCCCGGTCCGCGAAGTCACCCGCCTCCAGGAAGACGCCCTCGTCGCTCGATGGGCTCACCTTTCATCCGGTGGACACGTCCCGGTGGAAGGACTTCGAGCGCTTCTTCGAAACACCCGGCGCCCCCAAGTACTGCTGGTGCATGGCCTGGCGGACACACGGCACGGAGGCCCGTGACTTCAGCAGCGCGGACCGCAAGGCCGCCATGCGGTCCCGTGTGAAGGACGGCGTCCCCGTAGGCATCCTGGGCTACCTGGACGGCGAGCCCGTGGCGTGGTGCTCCATCGCGCCCCGCCCCACGTACCGCAACAACCTGGGTGGCCCCACCGTGGACGGAGAGAAGCCGGAGCGGGTCTGGTCGCTGGCGTGCTTCTTCGTGCCTCGCGCGCTTCGCGGCCAGGGCATGACGCCGCGCCTCATCACCGCCGCCGTCGCGCATGCCCGGAAGCACGGGGCCACTGTCGTGGAGGCGTACCCCGTGGACGCGGAGTCTCCCAGCTACCGCTTCATGGGCTTCGTCCCGGTCTTCACCTCCGCGGGCTTCGAGGAGGTCGGACGCGCGGGCTCCCGGCGCCATGTCATGCGTCTGTCATTGCGCTAG